One window from the genome of Diospyros lotus cultivar Yz01 chromosome 11, ASM1463336v1, whole genome shotgun sequence encodes:
- the LOC127813578 gene encoding replication protein A 70 kDa DNA-binding subunit A-like: MAINLTEGAIAMLSSGDGQAGDVKPVLQVADLRLVNTQNQTNERYRILLSDGVHLQQGMLATQKNELVRSHALQKGSIVQLTQFVCNVIQGRMIIIIIDLNVILERCDPIGEPRQFERPSTGTATPVARSSAQMQSTADQSGSSICNQPSYVGSSLGGSVAKPNVLGGSVNNPDQGRYNGPNAHHMYIKPEIGAGVSRAPFNSYVRPQQAAYQQPPPMYTNRGPVAKNEAPPRIIPIAALNPYQGRWTIKARVTAKGELRHYSNPRGEGKVFSFDLLDSDGGEIRVTCFNTVADQFYNQIEAGKIYLISKGSLKPAQKAFNHLRNDHEILLDSTSTVQPCPEDDNSIPRQQFHFHPIIDIEGMENNSIVDVIGVVSFISPSTSIMRKNGTETQRRVLQLKDMSGRSVELTLWGQFCNAEGLEMQKMCDSGVFPVVAVKSGRVSDFNGKAVGTISSSQLIIEPDFPEAQRLKEWFQNEGRNTPSVSISREIMTIGRTDVRKTISQIKDDKLGTSEKPDWITVSATISFIKVDNFCYTACPIMVGDRQCNKKVTNNGDGKWRCDRCDQSVDECDYRYILQFQIQDHTGLSWVTAFQECGEDIMGVSAKDLYYLKHEEQDDEKFGEIVRKVLFTKYVFKLKVKEEMFSDEQRVKSTVVKAEKINFLSESRFLLDLMDKLKGENNASSLGPKTEDVFLSTGVKNTGSGTFGARQPPPSAGLPTNQTSQYGNQYNGSRFTASGSSGSYLSCNSCGGTGHSSSNCPSVMTGQGHSYGSGFATKTSPGAGMAGASSECFKCHQFGHWARDCPGLSNVPPAYGNSNVTPGRYGGVAKQRVGGF, encoded by the exons ATGGCCATCAATCTGACGGAAGGCGCGATAGCGATGCTGTCGAGCGGGGACGGGCAGGCCGGCGACGTCAAGCCGGTCCTCCAAGTGGCGGACCTCCGTCTGGTGAACACTCAGAACCAGACGAACGAGAGGTACCGGATTCTGCTCTCCGACGGCGTCCATCTCCAGCAGGGCATGCTCGCCACCCAGAAGAACGAACTCGTTCGCTCCCACGCTCTCCAGAAGGGCTCCATCGTTCAGTTGACTCAGTTTGTCTGCAACGTCATACAAGGCCGCAT GATCATTATAATCATAGACTTGAATGTGATACTTGAAAGGTGTGATCCCATAGGCGAACCAAGGCAATTTGAAAGGCCCAGTACCGGTACTGCTACCCCAGTGGCAAGATCTTCTGCACAGATGCAGTCAACTGCTGATCAGTCTGGGTCTAGTATTTGCAATCAACCATCTTATGTTGGTAGTTCACTTGGTGGCTCTGTTGCTAAACCAAATGTACTGGGTGGCTCAGTTAACAATCCTGACCAGGGACGATATAATGGGCCAAACGCACACCATATGTATATCAAACCAGAAATTGGTGCTGGGGTATCGCGGGCTCCATTTAATAGTTATGTTCGTCCACAACAGGCTGCATATCAGCAACCACCTCCAATGTATACAAACAGAGGACCTGTTGCCAAGAACGAGGCTCCCCCTAGGATTATTCCAATTGCTGCTTTGAATCCATATCAGGGGAGGTGGACAATTAAGGCCAGAGTGACAGCAAAGGGGGAACTTAGACACTATAGTAATCCCCGGGGTGAGGGTAAAGTATTCTCCTTCGATCTTCTTGATTCTGATGGTGGAGAAATTCGAGTCACCTGCTTTAATACTGTTGCTGATCAATTCTACAACCAGATTGAGGCTGGTAAGATTTATCTGATTTCCAAGGGGAGCCTAAAACCTGCTCAGAAGGCTTTCAATCATCTTCGTAATGATCATGAAATTCTCCTGGACAGTACATCAACAGTTCAGCCTTGCCCTGAAGATGATAACTCAATTCCACGGCAACAATTTCATTTCCATCCTATAATTGACATTGAGGGCATGGAGAACAACAGTATTGTAGATGTGATTGGCGTGGTATCTTTTATCAGTCCATCTACTtcaataatgagaaaaaatggTACTGAAACTCAAAGGAGGGTTCTCCAGTTGAAGGACATGTCTGGACGAAGTGTTGAACTTACTTTATGGGGACAATTTTGCAATGCAGAAGGACTTGAAATGCAAAAGATGTGTGATTCTGGTGTGTTTCCTGTTGTGGCTGTGAAATCTGGTAGAGTTAGTGACTTTAATGGGAAGGCTGTAGGAACCATATCCTCAAGCCAGTTAATCATAGAACCAGATTTCCCAGAGGCTCAAAGGCTAAAAGAATGGTTTCAGAATGAGGGTAGAAACACACCATCTGTCTCTATATCCAGGGAGATAATGACCATAGGAAGAACAGATGTTCGGAAAACTATATCTCAGATTAAAGATGATAAACTAGGGACTTCAGAGAAGCCAGATTGGATTACAGTCAGTGCGACTATCTCATTCATAAAAGTTGATAATTTCTGCTATACAGCATGTCCTATCATGGTTGGAGATCGACAATGCAACAAAAAGGTTACAAACAATGGTGACGGAAAATGGCGGTGTGATAGGTGTGATCAATCTGTTGATGAATGTGATTACCGATATATTCTCCAGTTTCAGATACAAGACCACACTGGTTTGTCATGGGTAACAGCATTTCAAGAATGTGGTGAGGACATCATGGGTGTATCTGCAAAAGATCTGTACTACTTGAAACATGAAGAGCAGgatgatgaaaaatttggagaaattgTGCGAAAAGTTCTATTCACTAAATATGTATTCAAGTTGAAAGTGAAGGAGGAGATGTTCAGTGATGAACAGCGGGTCAAGTCCACTGTGGTCAAAGCAGAGAAGATCAATTTCTTATCAGAGTCCAGGTTTCTTCTGGATTTGATGGATAAGCTTAAAGGGGAGAATAATGCCAGTTCTTTAGGCCCCAAAACTGAAGATGTCTTTTTGAGCACTGGAGTAAAAAATACTGGCTCTGGGACTTTCGGAGCTAGACAACCTCCCCCTTCTGCTGGATTGCCAACTAATCAAACGAGTCAGTATGGAAACCAGTACAATGGTTCTAGATTTACTGCTAGTGGATCCAGTGGTTCGTATTTGAGCTGCAACAGCTGTGGTGGTACAGGGCATAGTTCATCAAACTGCCCGAGTGTGATGACTGGTCAGGGACACTCGTATGGAAGTGGCTTTGCTACTAAGACATCTCCTGGGGCTGGCATGGCCGGTGCATCTAGTGAGTGCTTTAAATGTCACCAATTTGGGCATTGGGCAAGAGATTGCCCTGGTTTGAGCAATGTACCCCCAGCCTATGGGAATAGCAATGTTACACCTGGAAGATACGGTGGTGTTGCAAAACAAAGGGTTGGTGGCTTTTGA
- the LOC127813732 gene encoding uncharacterized protein LOC127813732 encodes MDFFFKGMNEETSDCPFNDQDIQRCPFLRNINQPTSFSFSSLNFPIPARGGKGPIFEDGPNFDMAFKLFHGRDGVVPLSGRFFSHDEKLGLEPAAQFNPLAAKAATISLSSFGPGGPFSFDFFSKNWKNQKKMSESSKKKDRSFQGDDSSKHEALGNEWLETGNCPIAKSYRAVSHVLPLVATALQPPAGMKLKCPPAIIAARAALARTALVKTLRPQPLPEKMLVIGALGIAANIPLGIWREHTRKFSLSWFAAVHASVPFIAMLRKSVLMPKNAMAVTIAASILGQVIGSRAERIRLKAKAEREKTAANTANKGAIAGYILGKDDEFAPAGCGKEGMVWKPVHVKAGSSTSSPANMCF; translated from the exons ATGGATTTTTTCTTTAAGGGAATGAATGAGGAGACATCTGATTGCCCCTTTAATGACCAAGACATCCAAAGGTGTCCATTTTTGAGGAACATTAACCAGCCTACcagtttctctttctcttctctaaACTTCCCCATTCCC GCAAGGGGAGGCAAAGGTCCAATCTTTGAAGATGGCCCCAATTTTGATATGGCTTTTAAGCTATTTCATGGGAGGGATGGAGTAGTACCACTCTCGGGGAGGTTTTTTTCTCATGATGAAAAACTGGGACTCGAGCCTGCAGCCCAGTTTAATCCTTTGGCTGCAAAAGCAGCCACCATTAGTTTGTCATCATTTGGACCTGGGGGACCATTCAGCTTTGATTTCTTCTCCAAGAACTGGAAGAATCAGAAAAAGATGTCCGAGTCATCCAAAAAGAAAGACCGGTCTTTTCAG GGAGATGATTCATCAAAACACGAGGCACTTGGAAACGAGTGGTTAGAGACTGGGAACTGCCCAATTGCCAAGTCCTACAGAGCTGTTAGCCATGTCCTTCCCCTTGTTGCAACAGCTCTTCAGCCACCGGCTGGCATGAAGCTTAAATGCCCTCCTGCAATAATTGCCGCCAGGGCTGCCCTTGCTAGAACTGCCCTTGTCAAGACCCTGCGCCCTCAGCCACTCCCTGAAAAGATGCTTGTAATTGGGGCCTTAGGGATAGCAGCCAACATTCCCCTTGGCATATGGAGGGAGCACACTCGGAAATTTTCTTTGTCGTGGTTTGCAGCAGTGCACGCATCCGTGCCCTTCATTGCCATGCTTAGGAAGTCTGTTCTGATGCCCAAAAATGCTATGGCCGTCACGATTGCAGCTTCCATTCTAGGTCAGGTAATCGGCTCTAGGGCCGAGCGTATCCGTCTGAAAGCCAAGGCTGAAAGAGAAAAGACGGCAGCAAATACTGCTAATAAAGGTGCTATTGCAGGGTACATTTTAGGCAAGGATGATGAGTTTGCCCCTGCTGGTTGTGGCAAGGAAGGAATGGTATGGAAACCAGTTCATGTCAAGGCTGGTAGTTCCACATCTTCACCAGCTAACATGTGCTTCTGA
- the LOC127813100 gene encoding uncharacterized protein LOC127813100, with product MTVFGNSGGGGFLAGKQVVPVDYEAEVSQRLLEASHCNDLKSALECIDSPFLDVNFVGAVSLKLRKAEVVCRDESAHEVRFEYEEFKTDVTPLFLAVHAGNVTLVRKLLSIGADVDQKLFRGFATTAAVREGHVAILEILLKAGASQAACEEALLEASYYGRAGLVELLMGSDLIRPHIAVHALVTACCRGFTDVVDTLLKCGVDANAVDRVLLQSYRPSLHANVDCTALVAAVVSRQASAVRLLLQAGARTDIKVKLGAWSWDMASGEEFRVGAGLAEPYSITWCAVEYFEHSGAILRMLLKVVSPNSPLYGRTPLHHAILCGNAGAVNVLLRCGAHVEARVKTTQKTEFRSIHMAARLGFATVLQCLIDYGCDVNSKTDSGETALMICAKLKRGECLKVLAAAGADFGLVNTAGQSALSIATSNRWALGFQQIVLDVVRAGKVPNSSNMSNFSPLLFVARTGDIQALKALIGRADTYLDYQDDKGFSAVMVAAMEGHVEAFRMLVYAGADVKLCNKSGETAISLSEFNHKRDLFEKVMLEFALEKGNHNSGGFYALHCAARRGDLDAVKLLMSRDYDVNVPDGDGYTPLMLAAREGHGRMCKLLISCGARCNLKNLKGETALSLAHKNGGIQNEAVRVILDELARNLVLSGAMVLKHTKGGKGAPHVKLVKMIEATGVLRWGKSSRRNVTCREVEVGPSSIFNRLRQRKGDNNEPGLFRVLTAKNKEVHFVCEGGLEMAELWVRGIKLVTREAIFGKKLRDT from the exons ATGACGGTGTTCGGGAACTCAGGCGGCGGCGGTTTTCTCGCTGGGAAGCAGGTGGTTCCGGTGGACTACGAAGCGGAGGTCTCGCAGCGCCTCCTCGAGGCTTCGCATTGCAACGATCTGAAATCGGCTCTCGAGTGCATCGACAGTCCGTTCCTCGATGTGAACTTCGTCGGCGCTGTGTCCTTGAAGTTGCGGAAGGCGGAGGTCGTCTGTCGTGACGAATCGGCGCATGAAGTTCGCTTTGAGTATGAAGAGTTCAAGACGGATGTCACGCCGTTGTTCCTCGCCGTTCATGCCGGAAATGTGACGCTCGTCAGGAAATTACTG AGTATTGGAGCTGATGTCGACCAGAAACTCTTCAGGGGCTTTGCAACAACAGCAGCAGTGAGAGAGGGCCACGTTGCGATTTTGGAGATCTTACTTAAAGCTGGTGCTTCTCAGGCAGCTTGTGAGGAGGCCTTGTTAGAGGCAAGTTACTACGGGCGTGCTGGACTAGTGGAGCTGCTTATGGGTTCGGACCTGATTCGGCCCCACATTGCAGTGCATGCTCTTGTCACTGCCTGCTGCAGGGGGTTCACAGATGTGGTAGATACTCTCCTGAAG TGCGGAGTTGATGCAAATGCGGTTGATCGAGTCTTGCTTCAATCATATAGGCCTTCCCTTCATGCAAATGTTGACTGTACTGCACTCGTAGCTGCTGTTGTGAGCAGGCAGGCCTCCGCTGTTCGTCTGTTGCTGCAG GCTGGAGCCAGAACAGACATCAAAGTTAAACTAGGGGCATGGTCATGGGATATGGCTTCAGGCGAAGAATTTAGGGTGGGTGCAGGACTAGCAGAGCCCTATTCAATCACCTGGTGTGCAGTGGAATATTTCGAACATAGTGGTGCCATCTTGCGTATGCTTCTCAAAGTAGTCTCCCCCAACAGCCCACTCTATGGACGAACCCCTCTGCATCATGCCATCCTTTGTGGCAATGCGGGAGCTGTCAACGTGCTTCTAAGATGTGGTGCACATGTAGAAGCCCGTGTTAAAACAACCCAGAAAACTGAGTTCCGTTCCATACACATGGCAGCTCGTCTTGGATTTGCAACGGTACTTCAATGCCTAATTGATTATGGTTGTGATGTGAACTCAAAGACGGACAGTGGTGAGACAGCTTTAATGATATGTGCAAAATTAAAGAGGGGTGAGTGCCTTAAAGTATTGGCGGCAGCCGGTGCTGATTTTGGTTTGGTCAATACAGCCGGTCAGTCTGCATTATCAATTGCCACCTCAAACCGATGGGCTCTTGGTTTTCAGCAAATTGTTTTAGATGTGGTAAGGGCAGGAAAGGTTCCCAACTCGAGTAACATGTCTAATTTTTCTCCATTATTATTTGTAGCCCGAACTGGTGATATCCAGGCCTTGAAAGCACTAATTGGACGGGCAGATACTTATCTCGATTATCAGGATGATAAAGGTTTCTCTGCAGTCATGGTTGCTGCAATGGAGGGTCATGTTGAAGCCTTCCGCATGCTTGTGTATGCTGGGGCTGATGTGAAGTTGTGCAACAAATCTGGGGAGACTGCCATTTCCCTTTCTGAGTTCAATCACAAACGCGACCTGTTTGAGAAGGTAATGCTTGAATTCGCTCTTGAAAAGGGTAATCATAATAGCGGAGGCTTCTACGCCCTACATTGTGCAGCTCGCCGTGGAGACTTGGATGCAGTAAAATTGTTGATGAGCAGGGATTATGACGTAAATGTTCCAGATGGCGACGGTTATACACCACTGATGTTGGCAGCAAGGGAAGGTCATGGACGCATGTGCAAGCTCTTGATTTCATGTGGAGCGCGCTGCAACTTGAAGAATCTGAAAGGTGAGACCGCACTCTCACTTGCACATAAGAATGGCGGCATCCAGAATGAAGCTGTACGGGTAATATTGGATGAGCTTGCTCGGAACCTGGTGTTAAGTGGAGCCATGGTGCTGAAGCATACCAAGGGAGGCAAAGGAGCTCCTCACGTTAAACTAGTTAAAATGATCGAGGCTACTGGGGTGTTGAGGTGGGGGAAGTCCAGCCGTAGAAATGTGACATGCCGAGAGGTTGAGGTCGGACCAAGTTCAATATTTAACAGGCTCCGGCAGCGGAAGGGTGATAATAACGAGCCTGGACTGTTTCGGGTGTTGACAGCGAAGAACAAGGAAGTGCATTTCGTTTGTGAGGGAGGGTTGGAGATGGCGGAGCTGTGGGTGAGGGGGATAAAGCTTGTGACTAGGGAGGCCATATTTGGTAAAAAGCTAAGGgatacatga
- the LOC127813101 gene encoding uncharacterized WD repeat-containing protein C17D11.16, producing MIAAISWVPKGVSKSVPAAAEPPSKEEIEEILKSGALERSEDSESEDHDQDMDMDASKEGVEVARALAAANALGKASTTNFQDIADALQQLDMEHYDEEDEGVELFSAGLGGTYYPSNDMDPYLKDNDGDDSEEDEDMIIKAEDAVIVCARNEDDVSHLEVWIYEDTADGDSNMYVHHDIIIPAFPLCTAWLDCPIKGGEKGNFVAVGSMEPAIEIWDLDIIDEVQPSLVLGGIFEKKEKGKKKSIKYKSDSHTDSVLGLAWNKEYRNILASASADKLVKIWDLATGKCDITLAHHTDKVQAVAWNHHAPQVLLSGSFDHTVVMKDGRIPSHAGFTWSVSSDVESVEWDPHTEYSFVVSLENGTVVGFDIRAATCNQSSKSKPSFTLHAHDKAVCTVSYNPLAPNLLATGSTDKMVKLWDLSDNQPSCIASQNLKIGAVFSLSFSEDSPFLLAMGGSKGRLEVWDTLSDAGVARRFGKYANQKRT from the exons ATGATAGCAGCAATTTCTTGGGTCCCCAAAGGGGTGTCGAAGTCTGTCCCTGCTGCAGCCGAGCCTCCTTCAAAAGAGGAGATTGAAGAGATCTTAAAAAGTGGTGCCTTAGAGAGAAG TGAGGATAGTGAGAGTGAAGACCATGATCAAGACATGGACATGGATGCTTCCAAAGAGGGTGTTGAAGTTGCTCGCGCATTAGCTGCAGCAAATGCACTTGGCAAAGCTTCAACAACAAATTTTCAGGACATAGCTGACGCTTTACAGCAATTGGACATGGAACACTATGATGAGGAGGATGAAG GTGTTGAGTTGTTCAGTGCAGGGCTTGGGGGCACTTATTATCCGAGTAATGACATGGACCCGTATTTGAAGGATAATGAT GGTGATGACTCTGAAGAGGACGAGGACATGATTATAAAAGCTGAGGATGCTGTCATAGTTTGTGCACGTAATGAGGATGATGTCAGTCATCTCGAG GTTTGGATTTATGAAGACACAGCTGATGGTGATTCCAACATGTATGTTCACCATGATATCATCATTCCAGCTTTTCCCCTGTGCACAGCATGGCTTGATTGCCCAATTAAAGGTGGAGAAAAAG GGAACTTTGTAGCTGTAGGTTCAATGGAACCAGCAATTGAAATATGGGACCTTGACATT ATTGATGAAGTCCAACCATCATTAGTTTTGGGTGGCATTTtcgagaagaaggaaaaaggaaagaag AAATCAATCAAGTACAAGAGTGACAGCCACACTGATTCAGTACTTGGTCTTGCTTGGAACAAGGAGTACAG AAATATACTTGCCAGTGCTAGTGCTGATAAACTGGTCAAGATTTGGGATCTGGCTACTGGTAAATGTGATATCACGTTGGCACACCATACAGACAAG GTTCAAGCTGTTGCGTGGAATCATCATGCACCACAGGTTCTACTTAGTGGATCCTTTGATCACACAGTGGTGATG AAGGATGGAAGGATACCTTCTCATGCAGGATTTACGTGGTCAGTTTCATCTGATGTTGAAAGCGTGGAATGGGATCCACACACCGAGTACTCATTTGTG GTCAGTCTGGAAAATGGTACAGTCGTCGGTTTTGACATCCGAGCTGCCACATGCAATCAATCTTCCAAGTCAAAACCATCTTTCACTCTTCATGCACATGACAAAGCCGTTTGCACTGTCTCCTATAATCCTTTGGCACCAAAT CTTCTTGCAACTGGATCCACTGATAAAATG GTAAAATTGTGGGATTTGTCTGACAATCAACCGTCATGCATTGCATCTCAGAATCTGAAAATT GGAGCGGTGTTTTCCCTTTCGTTTTCTGAGGATAGCCCCTTTTTGCTGGCTATGGGGGGCTCCAAAGGAAGATTggaa GTGTGGGATACGTTATCTGATGCCGGGGTCGCCAGAAGATTTGGGAAGTACGCTAATCAGAAAAGGACTTAA